A genome region from Panicum virgatum strain AP13 chromosome 4K, P.virgatum_v5, whole genome shotgun sequence includes the following:
- the LOC120703226 gene encoding cysteine-rich receptor-like protein kinase 10, with amino-acid sequence MERAGLVGGRRQLLGAVPAPASGGEGHGSGSGSSPDAVRIMVGVLAAVIACTLLYCVYCWRWRKRNAIRRSLLDSLWPRSSSDLPLMDLASILAATDNFSKANKLGEGGFGPVYRGVLSGGSEIAVKRLSARSRQGAAEFRNEVELIAKLQHRNLVRLLGWCAERDEKLLVYEYLPNRSLDAFLFDPSKNAQLGWSTRHNVIVGIARGLLYLHEDSLLKVVHRDLKASNVLLDHKMSPKISDFGMAKIFEDDADAINTGRVVGTYGYMAPEFALEGIFSVKSDVFSFGVLLLEILSGQRNGALYLEEHQQSLIQDAWKLWTEDRAAEFMDPSLGRLYSKDEAWRCYHVGLLCVQENPDARPTMSNVLLMLISDHAKLPEPAMPPLFTRLRNVPLSAVPLATKTESTMSPQSINDVSITMIEPR; translated from the exons ATGGAGCGGGCGGGTCTTGTAGGGGGCCGGCGGCAGCTCCTGGGcgcggtgccggcgccggcgagcggcggggaggggcacggctccggctccgggtcGAGCCCGGACGCGGTGCGGATCATGGTGGGCGTGCTGGCGGCGGTCATCGCCTGCACGCTGCTCTACTGCGTCTACTGCTGGCGGTGGCGGAAGCGCAACG CCATCCGGAGGTCCCTGCTCGACAGCCTGTGGCCGCGCTCGAGCTCGGACCTGCCGCTCATGGACCTCGCCTccatcctcgccgccaccgACAACTTCTCCAAGGCCAACAAGCTCGGCGAGGGCGGCTTCGGCCCCGTCTACAGA GGCGTGCTGAGCGGCGGGTCGGAGATCGCGGTGAAGCGGCTGTCGGCGCGGTcgcggcagggggcggcggagTTCCGGAACGAGGTGGAGCTGATCGCCAAGCTGCAGCACCGCAACCTGGTGCGGCTGCTGGGCTGGTGCGCCGAGCGGGACGAGAAGCTGCTCGTCTACGAGTACCTCCCCAACCGCAGCCTCGACGCCTTCCTTTTCG aCCCGAGCAAGAACGCGCAGCTGGGGTGGAGCACCCGGCACAACGTCATCGTCGGCATCGCCCGCGGCCTGCTCTACCTCCACGAGGACTCGCTGCTCAAGGTCGTGCACCGGGACCTCAAGGCCAGCAACGTGCTCCTCGACCACAAGATGAGCCCCAAGATCTCCGACTTCGGCATGGCCAAGATCTTCgaggacgacgccgacgccatCAACACCGGCCGCGTCGTCGGAACATA CGGGTACATGGCGCCGGAGTTCGCCTTGGAGGGCATCTTCTCGGTCAAGTCCGACGTGTTCAGCTTCGGAGTCCTCCTCCTCGAGATCTTGAGCGGGCAGCGCAATGGCGCCCTGTACCTGGAGGAGCACCAGCAATCCCTCATCCAAGAT GCATGGAAGCTGTGGACCGAGGACCGGGCGGCCGAGTTCATGGACCCGTCGCTGGGGCGCTTGTACTCCAAGGACGAGGCGTGGCGGTGCTACCACGTCGGCCTGCTCTGCGTGCAGGAGAACCCCGACGCCCGGCCCACCATGTCCAACGTCCTGCTCATGCTCATCAGCGACCACGCCAAGCTCCCGGAGCCGGCCATGCCGCCGCTCTTCACGCGCCTCAGGAACGTCCCCTTGTCGGCGGTGCCGCTCGCCACCAAGACCGAGTCGACCATGTCTCCCCAGTCGATCAACGACGTGTCCATCACCATGATCGAGCCGCGATga